In Phlebotomus papatasi isolate M1 chromosome 1, Ppap_2.1, whole genome shotgun sequence, the following proteins share a genomic window:
- the LOC129798527 gene encoding mitochondrial import inner membrane translocase subunit Tim8 gives MSEFDRASSSKSAVDSELQDFILVERQKAQVNAQIHEFNDICWDKCVDKPSNKLDGKTESCLSNCVDRFIDTSLLITNRFAQILQKSQGGL, from the exons ATGAGTGAATTCGATAGAGCATCCAGTTCAAAGTCTGCTGTGGACTCTGAACTGCAGGATTTCATTCTGGTTGAACGACAAAAAGCTCAAGTAAATGCACAG ATCCATGAATTCAATGACATCTGCTGGGACAAGTGCGTAGACAAGCCAAGCAATAAACTGGACGGAAAGACAGAATCTTGCTTATCGAATTGCGTGGACAGATTCATCGATACATCCCTTCTGATAACAAACCGATTTGCCCAGATCCTCCAGAAGAGCCAAGGAGGACTCTGA